In one Cloacibacillus porcorum genomic region, the following are encoded:
- a CDS encoding thiamine pyrophosphate-dependent enzyme: MCALNIKELTKKASPLTQGHRMCPGCGAPTAIRQALMGVDDPVVVVSATGCMEVSTTVYPYSSWRMPFMHIAFENAGAGISGIEAAYKVLRKRGRIDKNIKFVAFGGDGGTYDIGLQSLSGALERGHDFTYICYNNQGYMNTGAQRSSATPQSANATTSPAGSAVPGKLQRAKDLTEIVAAHDIPYVAQTSLHNPFDLIAKVKRAVETPGPAFVNVLVPCPLFWKINPANQMEICQLAVDSKFWPVYEVANGEYSLSYEPKNPRRLEDFLRAQGRYAHLFKKGAERLDLVEAAQRDADESWAKLLKKCGR, translated from the coding sequence ATGTGCGCGCTTAATATAAAGGAACTTACTAAAAAGGCCAGCCCGCTGACTCAGGGACACCGCATGTGCCCCGGCTGCGGCGCGCCTACGGCGATACGTCAGGCGCTGATGGGCGTCGACGACCCGGTGGTCGTGGTCAGCGCGACGGGCTGCATGGAGGTCTCGACGACCGTGTATCCCTACAGCTCCTGGCGCATGCCCTTCATGCACATCGCCTTTGAGAACGCCGGAGCGGGCATTTCCGGCATCGAGGCGGCCTATAAGGTGCTCCGCAAAAGGGGCAGGATAGACAAGAATATCAAATTTGTCGCCTTCGGCGGCGACGGCGGCACCTATGACATCGGCCTCCAGTCTCTCTCAGGGGCGCTCGAACGCGGCCATGACTTCACCTATATCTGCTATAACAACCAGGGTTATATGAACACCGGCGCGCAGCGCTCGAGCGCGACGCCGCAGAGCGCGAACGCGACCACTTCGCCCGCCGGCAGCGCCGTTCCCGGCAAGCTGCAGCGCGCGAAGGATCTCACGGAGATCGTCGCGGCCCACGACATCCCTTATGTCGCGCAGACCTCTCTGCATAATCCCTTCGATCTCATAGCGAAGGTGAAGCGCGCCGTCGAAACGCCTGGCCCCGCCTTCGTCAATGTGCTGGTGCCCTGTCCGCTTTTCTGGAAGATAAACCCCGCCAACCAGATGGAGATATGTCAGCTGGCGGTGGACAGCAAATTCTGGCCCGTCTACGAGGTGGCGAATGGAGAGTATTCGCTCTCCTACGAGCCAAAGAACCCGCGCAGGCTGGAGGATTTCCTCCGCGCGCAGGGACGTTACGCGCACCTCTTCAAGAAGGGGGCCGAGCGGCTCGACCTTGTCGAGGCGGCTCAGCGCGACGCCGACGAGAGTTGGGCGAAGCTGCTGAAAAAGTGCGGCAGATAA